A stretch of Lagopus muta isolate bLagMut1 chromosome 9, bLagMut1 primary, whole genome shotgun sequence DNA encodes these proteins:
- the D2HGDH gene encoding D-2-hydroxyglutarate dehydrogenase, mitochondrial, whose product MGISAGSGRPVRHGWAQLRRLAGSCGMWRPQSPAPELRRPCRAAVGSRLRPGNALHTARPRRQEVPLTCERYGLRRLPFARLGSGDVAFFEGLMPGRVCSNPEELKSSNVDWLKSVRGCSELLLKPKTAAEVSQILRYCHERNLAVSPQGGNTGLVGGSVPVFDEIILSTALMNKIISFDPVSGILVCQAGCILEKLNEYLEERGFIMPLDLGAKGSCHIGGNVATNAGGLRLLRYGSLRGTVLGLEVVLADGTVLDCLASLRKDNTGYDLKQLFIGSEGTLGVITAVSILCPQKPKAVNLAFLGCQDFSRVQETFTTCRAMLGEILSAFEFMDEKCMELVEKHLGLSNPVRGSPFYVLIETSGSNLRHDEEKLNSFLEQAMTSGLVTDGTVAVDDKKIKALWSLRERITEALSRDGCVYKYDISLPVGKLYDLVTDMRARLGHSAKNVVGYGHLGDGNLHLNITAESYSHSLLDAIEPFVYEWTARYNGSISAEHGLGFKKKQFIQYSKPNEAIFLMQRFKAMLDPKGILNPYKTLPSSP is encoded by the exons ATGGGGATCTCCGCAGGCTCCGGCCGCCCCGTGCGGCACGGCTGGGCGCAGCTGAGGCGGCTGGCGGGATCGTGCGGGATGTGGCGACCGCAGAGCCCGGCCCCTGAGCTGCGGCGGCCGTGCCGCGCTGCTGTCGGGTCCCGGCTGCGCCCTGGCAACGCCCTGCAcaccgcccggccccgccgccagGAGGTCCCGCTCACCTGCGAGCGCTACGGCCTGCGGCGGCTGCCCTTCGCCCGCCTCGGCAGCGGCGATGTGGCTTTCTTTGAGGGCCTCATGCCGGGCAGGGTGTGCTCGAACCCCGAGGAGCTGAAATCCTCTAATGTGGACTGGCTGAAATCAGTCCGAG GCTGCAGCGAGCTGTTGTTGAAGccaaagacagcagcagaggtgtcTCAAATTCTCAG GTACTGCCATGAGAGGAACCTGGCAGTGAGCCCACAAGGGGGTAACACAGGCCTTGTTGGGGGCAGCGTTCCCGTCTTCGATGAGATCATTCTGTCCACTGCTCTGATGAACAAGATCATCAGCTTTGACCCGGTGTCTG GAATCCTGGTGTGCCAAGCTGGCTGCATCCTAGAGAAACTCAATGAGTACTTGGAGGAGCGGGGTTTTATCATGCCCCTTGACCTGGGAGCCAAAGGCAGCTGTCACATTGGTGGCAATGTGGCCACAAATGCCGGAGGCCTGCGGCTGCTGAGATACGGCTCTCTGCGAGGGACTGTGTTGGGGCTGGAAGTG GTGCTGGCAGATGGCACAGTTCTGGACTGTTTGGCATCGCTGCGCAAGGATAACACTGGCTACGATTTGAAGCAGCTTTTCATTGGATCTGAGGGGACTTTAGGTGTCATCACAGCTGTCTCTATACTCTGCCCTCAGAAACCTAAAGCTGTGAATCTGGCGTTCCTAG GATGTCAGGATTTCTCTCGGGTTCAGGAAACGTTTACGACCTGCAGAGCCATGCTGGGAGAGATCCTGTCTGCCTTTGAGTTCATGGATGAGAAGTGCATGGAACTGGTTGAGAAACATCTTGGGCTCTCCAACCCGGTGAGAG GCAGccctttttatgttttaattgaAACTTCGGGCTCCAACTTGAGGCACgatgaagaaaaattgaacAGCTTCCTGGAACAGGCCATGACTTCTGGTTTAGTCACTGATGGAACTGTGGCAGTGGATgataagaaaataaag GCACTGTGGAGCCTGAGGGAGAGGATCACAGAGGCGCTCAGTCGTGATGGCTGTGTGTACAAGTATGACATCTCCCTCCCTGTGGGAAAGCTGTACGATCTTGTGACTGACATGAGAGCTCGACTGGGCCACAGTGCCAAGAATGTGGTGGGCTATGGCCACTTGG GAGATGGAAACTTGCACTTGAACATCACAGCAGAGTCCTACAGCCATTCCCTTCTGGATGCCATCGAGCCATTTGTGTATGAGTGGACAGCAAGATACAATGGCAGCATCAGTGCAGAGCACGGGCTGGGCTTCAAGAAGAAGCAGTTCATTCAGTACAGCAAACCCAACGAGGCAATCTTTCTAATGCAGCGTTTCAAAGCCATGTTGGACCCCAAAGGAATCCTCAATCCATACAAGACGCTGCCCTCCAGCCCCTGA
- the GAL3ST2 gene encoding galactose-3-O-sulfotransferase 2 isoform X1 — translation MLEIEALTFRAVNKRSLGADLQKRSFPARGSMKTHGCASRTIKNLLFVNLFLGLAFLLGFFHASSRNHLFQKSSAELLASPMPCQAKTNIMFLKTHKTASSTILNILFRFTEKHKLTAALPAGQEFHLGYPQRFITNFVEGFQTRKQNYNIMCNHLRFNPSEVRKVMAKNTFYFSILRNPIALLESSYVYYKHVAPAFSRSKDLNEYLASPLKYYLKEDYMSNIYAKNNMWFDFGYDNNAEDNEKYIQSILEETEENFHLILIADYFDESMILLKRTLCWDLDDVIYFKLNSRSNETVQTLTPESKERVKKWCSLDWKLYLHFNQSFWKRIEETIGFEELKKEVNDLRMRQKELMETCLLNQEAVAKDHIKDKALLPFQSGMANILGYNLRQDLDNETLKNCQKMVAPELQYMSYLYSVQYPHNERKPINFPKQWSSSQKT, via the exons ATGCTAGAAATAGAGGCACTTACATTCAGAGCTGTAAACAAAAGGAGTTTGGGAGCTGATTTgcagaagagatcctttccagCTCGCGGCAGCATGAAAACCCATGGGTGTGCTTCAAG GACTATCAAAAATCTTCTCTTTGTCAACTTGTTCCTGGGACTTGCCTTCCTCTTGGGATTCTTCCATGCAAGTAGCAGGAACCACCT ATTCCAGAAgagttctgcagagctgctggcgtCCCCCATGCCCTGCCAAGCCAAGACCAACATCATGTTCCTCAAGACCCACAagactgccagcagcaccatcCTCAACATCCTGTTCCGCTTCACTGAGAAGCACAAACTCacagctgccctccctgctgGCCAGGAGTTCCACCTGGGTTACCCACAGAGATTCATCACCAATTTTGTGGAGGGTTTTCAAACCCGAAAGCAAAACTACAACATCATGTGCAACCACCTGCGCTTCAACCCCTCTGAG GTGCGCAAGGTGATGGCAAAGAACACCTTCTATTTCTCCATCCTGAGGAACCCCATTGCTCTGCTGGAATCTTCCTATGTTTACTACAAGCATGTAGCCCCTGCATTCAGTAGATCCAAGGACCTGAATGAATACCTGGCATCACCCCTGAAATATTACCTTAAGGAGGACTACATGAGTAACATCTATGCCAAGAATAACATGTGGTTTGACTTTGGCTATGATAACAATGCAGAGGACAACGAGAAGTATATTCAGTCCATCTTGGAAGAGACTGAAGAGAACTTCCACCTGATCTTGATAGCAGACTACTTTGATGAGTCCATGATCCTCCTGAAACGCACCTTGTGCTGGGATTTAGATGATGTGATTTACTTCAAACTCAATTCCAGGAGCAACGAGACTGTCCAGACCCTGACTCCAGAAAGCAAGGAGAGAGTAAAAAAGTGGTGCTCACTGGACTGGAAGCTCTACCTGCACTTCAACCAGAGCTTCTGGAAGAGGATTGAGGAGACCATAGGATTTGAGGAGCTGAAGAAGGAGGTAAATGACCTGCGAATGAGGCAGAAGGAGCTGATGGAGACCTGCCTCTTGAACCAGGAGGCTGTGGCGAAGGATCACATCAAGGACAAGGCTCTCTTGCCTTTCCAGTCGGGGATGGCAAATATCCTTGGTTATAACCTCAGGCAAGACTTAGACAATGAAACCCTGAAAAACTGCCAGAAAATGGTTGCACCAGAGCTCCAGTACATGTCCTACCTCTACTCCGTCCAGTACCCACACAACGAGCGGAAGCCCATAAACTTTCCCAAGCAGTGGAGCAGTTCTCAGAAGACGTAA
- the GAL3ST2 gene encoding galactose-3-O-sulfotransferase 2 isoform X2 translates to MLEIEALTFRAVNKRSLGADLQKRSFPARGSMKTHGCASRFQKSSAELLASPMPCQAKTNIMFLKTHKTASSTILNILFRFTEKHKLTAALPAGQEFHLGYPQRFITNFVEGFQTRKQNYNIMCNHLRFNPSEVRKVMAKNTFYFSILRNPIALLESSYVYYKHVAPAFSRSKDLNEYLASPLKYYLKEDYMSNIYAKNNMWFDFGYDNNAEDNEKYIQSILEETEENFHLILIADYFDESMILLKRTLCWDLDDVIYFKLNSRSNETVQTLTPESKERVKKWCSLDWKLYLHFNQSFWKRIEETIGFEELKKEVNDLRMRQKELMETCLLNQEAVAKDHIKDKALLPFQSGMANILGYNLRQDLDNETLKNCQKMVAPELQYMSYLYSVQYPHNERKPINFPKQWSSSQKT, encoded by the exons ATGCTAGAAATAGAGGCACTTACATTCAGAGCTGTAAACAAAAGGAGTTTGGGAGCTGATTTgcagaagagatcctttccagCTCGCGGCAGCATGAAAACCCATGGGTGTGCTTCAAG ATTCCAGAAgagttctgcagagctgctggcgtCCCCCATGCCCTGCCAAGCCAAGACCAACATCATGTTCCTCAAGACCCACAagactgccagcagcaccatcCTCAACATCCTGTTCCGCTTCACTGAGAAGCACAAACTCacagctgccctccctgctgGCCAGGAGTTCCACCTGGGTTACCCACAGAGATTCATCACCAATTTTGTGGAGGGTTTTCAAACCCGAAAGCAAAACTACAACATCATGTGCAACCACCTGCGCTTCAACCCCTCTGAG GTGCGCAAGGTGATGGCAAAGAACACCTTCTATTTCTCCATCCTGAGGAACCCCATTGCTCTGCTGGAATCTTCCTATGTTTACTACAAGCATGTAGCCCCTGCATTCAGTAGATCCAAGGACCTGAATGAATACCTGGCATCACCCCTGAAATATTACCTTAAGGAGGACTACATGAGTAACATCTATGCCAAGAATAACATGTGGTTTGACTTTGGCTATGATAACAATGCAGAGGACAACGAGAAGTATATTCAGTCCATCTTGGAAGAGACTGAAGAGAACTTCCACCTGATCTTGATAGCAGACTACTTTGATGAGTCCATGATCCTCCTGAAACGCACCTTGTGCTGGGATTTAGATGATGTGATTTACTTCAAACTCAATTCCAGGAGCAACGAGACTGTCCAGACCCTGACTCCAGAAAGCAAGGAGAGAGTAAAAAAGTGGTGCTCACTGGACTGGAAGCTCTACCTGCACTTCAACCAGAGCTTCTGGAAGAGGATTGAGGAGACCATAGGATTTGAGGAGCTGAAGAAGGAGGTAAATGACCTGCGAATGAGGCAGAAGGAGCTGATGGAGACCTGCCTCTTGAACCAGGAGGCTGTGGCGAAGGATCACATCAAGGACAAGGCTCTCTTGCCTTTCCAGTCGGGGATGGCAAATATCCTTGGTTATAACCTCAGGCAAGACTTAGACAATGAAACCCTGAAAAACTGCCAGAAAATGGTTGCACCAGAGCTCCAGTACATGTCCTACCTCTACTCCGTCCAGTACCCACACAACGAGCGGAAGCCCATAAACTTTCCCAAGCAGTGGAGCAGTTCTCAGAAGACGTAA
- the NEU4 gene encoding sialidase-4 has protein sequence MGSRHFPARTVLFEKESTGVTYRVPALLYLPCVAKLLAFAEERLSADDAHANLLVLRRGTVYGSYVEWEDMRVLETAALQHHRSMNPCPLYDEFTGTLFLFFITVLGRTPEAFQIVTGQNVTRLCCVTSADQGLSWSKATDLTQQVIGRAIKEWATFALGPGHGIQLRSGRLLVPAYSYHIDCKECFGQLCKTTPHSFAFYSDDHGQGWRFGEFIPNLQTGECQLVSVDEEDGSNVLYCNARSSLGFRVQALSTDDGAVFHGGQLVPRLVEPPHGCHGSIIGFPAPLVTSTGPRSCASFQGDPQGTPGPFFQAPTWVLYSHPTSSMSRVNMGVHLSTFPRDADSWTEPWVIYEGPSAYSDLAYMELPHSQFPVSGGPAIAFACLYENGKRSPYEQISFSMFTLHDVLQNIPLTAAVPHRKRRRRSCCVC, from the exons ATGGGCTCCCGGCACTTCCCTGCCCGGACTGTGCTCTTTGAGAAGGAGTCCACTGGTGTCACATACCGCGTGCCAGCCCTGCTCTACCTGCCCTGTGTGGCCAAGCTGCTGGCCTTTGCCGAGGAGCGGCTGAGCGCCGACGATGCCCACGCCAACCTGCTGGTGCTGCGCCGTGGCACCGTCTATGGCAGCTACGTGGAG TGGGAAGACATGAGGGTGCTGGAGACGGCGGCACTGCAGCACCACCGCTCAATGAACCCCTGCCCACTCTATGATGAGTTCACCGGCaccctcttcctcttcttcatcacGGTGCTGGGCAGGACACCCGAAGCCTTCCAGATTGTCACCGGGCAGAATGTCACTCGCCTCTGCTGCGTCACCAGCGCCGATCAGGGCCTGAGCTGGAGCAAAGCCACTGACCTGACGCAGCAGGTCATCGGCAGGGCCATCAAAG AGTGGGCCACCTTCGCGCTGGGCCCAGGGCATGGGATCCAGCTGCGCTCCGGCCGGCTGCTGGTGCCCGCCTACAGCTACCACATCGACTGCAAGGAGTGCTTCGGGCAGCTCTGCAAGACCACCCCGCACTCTTTTGCCTTCTACAGTGACGACCACGGCCAGGGATGGCGTTTTGGGGAGTTCATCCCCAACCTGCAGACAGGAGAGTGCCAGCTGGTCTCGGTGGATGAGGAGGATGGCTCCAACGTCCTCTACTGCAATGCCCGCAGCTCCCTGGGCTTCCGTGTCCAGGCACTGAGCACTGATGACGGGGCTGTTTTCCATGGGGGGCAGCTGGTCCCACGGCTGGTCGAGCCCCCACACGGCTGCCACGGCAGCATCATCGGCTTCCCCGCACCTTTGGT GACTTCAACAGGACCTCGCAGCTGCGCCTCATTCCAAGGGGATCCCCAAGGCACTCCTGGGCCCTTCTTTCAAGCGCCGACATGGGTGCTCTACTCACACCCCACCAGCTCCATGTCGCGGGTCAACATGGGGGTTCACCTCAGCACCTTCCCCAGGGATGCAGACAGCTGGACTGAGCCCTGGGTCATCTACGAGGGCCCGAGCGCTTACTCAGACCTGGCTTACATggagctgccccacagccagtTTCCCGTCTCTGGTGGCCCGGCCATTGCTTTTGCCTGTCTTTACGAGAATGGGAAGCGCTCGCCCTATGAGCAGATCTCCTTCAGCATGTTCACGCTGCACGACGTGCTCCAGAACATCCCCCTGACAGCTGCAGTGCCCCACAGGAAGCGAAGGCGAAGGAGCTGTTGTGTCTGCTAG
- the TM4SF19 gene encoding transmembrane 4 L6 family member 19, translating to MRGLGFVTKVGMMEIRKEIELPRMDGWQSWQSALELPANSSDALTLGWQPQFLHRSRAVMQLFPWKQPRSTPWVLLLQSQSRHLLSFPCRLVMCVGRCSRIVGPCLLVLGMLSVVASILLLFPGGSWQYLVDGHISRRAKIMPGTWGGGIMVLLAAIHITAVGWRCACCSDCGTRRNAFLSVVLSKLALLGSAACFFFSGLGLTDGPLCLYNTTELSNGLIWDYPFVDTPSNRALENFYLFYPSTWGTCLEPVGIVAWHVTFFSLLLLISAAEMVLTFLQIINGCAGCLCGFCERKEAGLSHVPGVR from the exons ATGAGAGGTCTTGGGTTTGTTACAAAAGTGGGAATGATGGAAATCAGAAAGGAGATAGAGCTGCCTCGGATGGATGggtggcagagctggcagtCTGCCTTGGAGCTCCCAGCTAACAGCAGCGATGCCCTGACATTGGGTTGGCAACCCCAATTCCTCcacaggagcagggctgtgatGCAGCTCTTCCCATGGAAACAACCACGCAGCACCCCATGGGTTCTGCTTCTGCAAAGCCAGAGCCGCCACCTCCTCTCTTTTCCATGCAGGTTGGTAATGTGTGTAGGGAGATGCAGCCGCATCGTGGGCCCCTGCTTGCTGGTGCTGGGCATGCTCTCTGTGGTGgccagcatcctgctgctcttccctggCGGGTCCTGGCAGTACCTGGTGGATGGGCACATCAGCAGGAGGGCAAAGATCATGCCAGGCACCTGGGGAGGCGGCATCATG gtgctgctggcagctatCCACATCACCGCTGTGGGATGGCGATGCGCCTGCTGCTCCGACTGCGGCACCCGTCGGAAC GCCTTCCTCTCTGTTGTCCTCTCCAAGCTGGCTctcctgggctctgctgcctgcttcttCTTCTCGGGGCTGGGTCTGACTGATGGCCCTCTCTGCCTCTACAACACCACTGAGCTCAGCAATGGCCTTATCTGGGACTACCCCTTCGTGGACACCCCTAGCAACAG GGCCTTGGAGAATTTCTACCTGTTCTACCCGAGCACCTGGGGCACCTGCCTGGAGCCGGTGGGCATCGTGGCATGGCACGTCAccttcttctccctcctgctgctcatcAGTGCTGCCGAGATGGTGCTAACCTTCCTCCAGATCATCAACGGCTGCGCCGGGTGCCTCTGCGGCTTCTGTGAGAGGAAGGAGGCAGGGCTCTCCCATGTGCCTGGGGTGAGGTGA
- the UBXN7 gene encoding UBX domain-containing protein 7 isoform X2 produces MLEACNNNLEMAVTMFLDGGGIAEEPSTSSAAVSAVRPHTEDEVRAPIPQKQEILVEPEPLFGAPKRRRPARSIFDGFRDFQTETIRQEQELRNGGAVDKKLTTLADLFRPPIDLMHKGSFETAKECGQMQNKWLMINIQNVQDFACQCLNRDVWSNEAVKNIIREHFIFWQVYHDSEEGQRYIQFYKLADFPYVSILDPRTGQKLVEWHQLDVTSFLDQVTGFLSEHGQLDGHSTNPPQKCSRSESLIDASEDSQLEAAIRASLQETHFDSSQAKQESRSDEESESELFSGSEEFISVCGSEEEEESENPAKLRKSPHKDLGYKKEESRRPQPEPPARTEPGTTSNHRVLPCIDAGVVEEPADKPESMLQGLDVNGPKAQLMLRYPDGKREQISLPEQAKLLALVKHVQSKGYPNERFELLTNFPRRKLSHLDYEITLQEAGLCPQETVFVQERN; encoded by the exons GGATGAAGTACGAGCTCCAATTCCACAAAAACAGGAAATTTTAGTAGAGCCTGAGCCCTTGTTTGGAG ctcCTAAGAGACGCAGACCTGCGCGTTCAATATTTGACGGCTTCCGGGATTTTCAGACAGAAACCA TTCGACAGGAACAGGAGCTACGAAATGGAGGAGCAGTAGATAAGAAACTCACTACTCTAGCAGACCTCTTCAGGCCTCCCATTGATCTGATGCACAAAGGCAGCTTTGAGACG GCCAAGGAGTGTGGTCAGATGCAGAACAAATGGCTCATGATAAACATTCAGAACGTGCAAGATTTTGCGTGCCAGTGTCTGAACCGCGACGTGTGGAGCAATGAGGCTGTGAAGAACATCATCAGGGAGCACTTCATTTTTTGGcag GTCTATCACGACAGTGAGGAGGGGCAGAGGTACATACAGTTTTATAAATTAGCAGACTTCCCTTATGTCTCCATCCTGGATCCCAGGACAG GCCAGAAACTAGTGGAGTGGCACCAACTGGACGTGACCTCTTTCTTGGACCAAGTGACCGGGTTCCTGAGTGAGCACGGGCAGCTGGATGGGCATTCTACCAACCCTCCCCAAAAATGCTCCCGTTCG GAGAGCCTCATTGATGCCAGTGAGGACAGCCAGCTGGAAGCTGCTATCAGAGCTTCGTTACAGGAAACACATTTTGATTCCTCACAGGCCAAGCAGGAGAGTCGATCAGACGAGGAATCTGAGTCAGAGCTTTTTTCTGGAAGTGAAGagttcatttctgtttgtggatctgaggaggaggaggaatcgGAGAATCCTGCCAAGTTGAGGAAGTCTCCACACAAAGACTTGGGGtacaaaaaggaggaaagccGGAGGCCTCAGCCTGAGCCCCCTGCAAGGACTGAGCCTGGGACAACATCAAATCATAGGGTACTGCCCTGCATTGATGCAGGGGTCGTGGAGGAACCAGCTGACAAGCCTGAAAGTATGTTGCAGGGCCTAGATGTGAATG GACCAAAGGCGCAGCTGATGCTAAGGTATCCAGATGGAAAGAGAGAACAAATTTCACTGCCTGAACAAGCTAAACTTCTG GCTCTTGTGAAACATGTCCAGTCAAAAGGGTACCCCAACGAACGCTTTGAACTCCTCACCAACTTCCCTCGAAGGAAACTCTCTCACCTGGACTATGAGATCACATTACAGGAGGCAGGCCTGTGTCCTCAAGAGACTGTCTTTGTGCAGGAAAGGAATTAG